In Verrucomicrobiota bacterium JB022, the sequence CGGCGATCAGCACCACGTCGGCCTCGTCGAGGGTCACGAGATCGAGCAAGCCCTGCAGGCCGTCGCGCGTATACAGCGTCTGGTGGCGCACCCCAAACTCGCGCGCGATGGCGTCGAGCTGCTCGGCGTTGGAGTTGGCGGCCACGCCCACCAGCTGCAGCGCGTGCGGGTTGGCGCGGATGACTTCCAGCGTGCTCTGGCCGATCGAGCCGGTGGCTCCGATCAGCACGAGGCGTTTGGGATCACGAGAGGGCTGCATAACGTTCAATCCACCACATCACGAGGGTGTAGCCGACAGGGCCCGTCAGGAGCAGGCTGTCCATCAAATCAAAAGCGCCGCCGATGCCCGGGATCATGCGGCCGGAGTCCTTTACCCCCGCCTCGCGCTTGATCGCCGACTCCAGCAAGTCCGAAGACACGGCAATGGTGGCGATGGGGATGGCGATCAGGACCGCCGCCAGTACGTCGAACTCGAACGGGATGAGCGGGCGCACCAGCCAGGCTGCGAGGCCGCCCAAGGCCGTGGCGGTGGCAATGCCGCCGATTACGCCCTCCCAGGTCTTGCCCGGGCTGATGGAGGGGGAGAGCTTGTGACGGCCAAAGGTACGGCCCCAGAGCAGCGCGCCCACATCGGAAAACTTCGCCACCCCGATCGTCCAGATGCCCAGCTCCATGATCCCCTGATGGATAAAGCCGATGAAGTAGCTGAGCATGTAGGGCACGAGGAACAGGCCGAAAAGCGTCGGCATGATCCGCTTTTGCACCAGGCCGGGGCCCGGGCGCGCCAAGGCGGTCATCACCACCA encodes:
- a CDS encoding phosphatidate cytidylyltransferase, producing MRWRFLSFLLLWAALVLIPWFGGPIGAALLIAAAAMLTQIELYQLLQRCHYQPYATTGVIAGLIVTVGGFLAPYVGLTSSGMLVPAMLLVVMTALARPGPGLVQKRIMPTLFGLFLVPYMLSYFIGFIHQGIMELGIWTIGVAKFSDVGALLWGRTFGRHKLSPSISPGKTWEGVIGGIATATALGGLAAWLVRPLIPFEFDVLAAVLIAIPIATIAVSSDLLESAIKREAGVKDSGRMIPGIGGAFDLMDSLLLTGPVGYTLVMWWIERYAALS